In Trichocoleus sp. FACHB-46, the following proteins share a genomic window:
- a CDS encoding L-threonylcarbamoyladenylate synthase — protein sequence MATIYNVHPDTPQVRRIEEIREALQRGAVVLYPTDTVYAIGCDLNAKSAVERVRRIKQLSNDKPLTFLCSSLSNIADYAYVSDPAYRIMRHLIPGPYTFLLPATKLVPRLVMNPKRKTTGIRVPDHPVCSAMLKALGNPIISTSAHLVDEETDGQPKTKTNPGISRFELFDQLDKLVDVIVDDGSEPGYQVSSILDLTSEEPILVRKGLGWEAVTAWAAEVS from the coding sequence ATGGCCACAATCTACAACGTCCATCCGGATACACCTCAAGTGAGGCGAATAGAAGAAATTAGGGAGGCGTTACAACGAGGGGCAGTAGTGCTGTACCCTACCGACACAGTCTATGCAATTGGCTGTGATTTGAACGCAAAATCGGCAGTGGAACGAGTGAGACGCATCAAGCAGTTATCGAACGATAAGCCTTTGACCTTTTTGTGTTCTTCTCTCTCCAATATTGCTGACTATGCGTATGTGAGTGATCCGGCTTACCGCATCATGCGGCATTTGATTCCTGGGCCTTACACCTTCTTGCTTCCGGCGACCAAGTTGGTGCCCCGACTAGTCATGAATCCTAAGCGCAAGACTACAGGAATTCGAGTGCCCGACCATCCGGTTTGTTCTGCGATGCTCAAGGCGCTGGGCAACCCAATTATTTCCACCTCTGCTCACTTGGTTGATGAGGAAACGGACGGTCAGCCTAAAACCAAGACTAACCCAGGGATTTCGCGGTTTGAGCTATTTGATCAACTCGACAAGTTGGTCGATGTCATTGTCGATGATGGGTCGGAACCAGGGTACCAGGTTTCCAGCATTTTGGATTTGACATCAGAGGAACCAATCCTAGTGCGTAAAGGTCTGGGATGGGAAGCGGTAACTGCTTGGGCAGCGGAAGTTAGTTAG
- the larC gene encoding nickel pincer cofactor biosynthesis protein LarC: MSKLAYLECPTGIAGDMCLGALIHAGVSLEYLIEQLNRLGISDEYRLRAESVQRNGQQATKVHVDLRPNSSSEFVSEPVDQPYTTFVHSHSATEPAQAATHHHADSGYAHADQVHTHHGHSEHPHPHPNSQPSQPDGDEPQTKSHHRHARHLPEIERLIKAAQLPTRAEAWSLAVFQCLAVAEGAVHGIAPEQVHFHEVGATDAIVDIVGTCLGLDWLGIDHLYCSPMPTGGGIIRAAHGRLPVPTPAVLKLWEMRQVPIYNNGIDRELVTPTGAAIAVTLATRFGPPPTMTLQRVGLGAGSRDLSIPNMVRLWLGEGEASSTEAQQHWHSGDRPSHLAQDPELNKNNTSPLTLLPRERGAAGGERSGPPLETVEVLETQIDDLNPQAIGYVFNALLAAGALDVFTQAIAMKKSRPGVLLTAICHPEQVAACEAVMFRETSTLGIRRSTQQRRILAREIQRIQTDYGPVRVKVAWAGPGKEGAIANVQPEYEDCAQIAQQQNLPWREVHRVALQAWYLQQKKAASGGTIHTSPDRPYR, from the coding sequence ATGAGTAAGCTGGCTTACCTGGAATGCCCGACCGGAATTGCGGGAGATATGTGCTTAGGAGCGCTGATCCACGCAGGCGTATCCTTGGAGTACTTGATCGAGCAACTTAACCGTTTAGGAATTTCAGATGAATATCGGTTGCGGGCAGAGTCAGTGCAACGAAATGGACAGCAAGCAACCAAAGTTCATGTCGATTTGAGGCCCAACTCCAGTTCAGAGTTTGTTTCTGAACCAGTTGACCAACCGTACACTACGTTCGTCCATTCCCATTCTGCTACAGAACCTGCTCAAGCTGCCACGCATCATCACGCTGATTCTGGCTATGCTCACGCTGACCAGGTTCACACTCATCATGGTCACTCTGAGCATCCTCATCCTCACCCCAACTCACAACCCAGCCAGCCTGACGGTGACGAACCTCAAACAAAAAGTCACCACAGGCATGCTCGCCACTTACCAGAGATTGAACGCCTGATTAAAGCTGCTCAGTTGCCTACGCGGGCCGAAGCTTGGAGTTTAGCCGTGTTTCAGTGCTTGGCCGTAGCGGAGGGGGCGGTACATGGAATTGCTCCAGAGCAAGTGCATTTTCACGAAGTGGGCGCGACCGATGCCATTGTGGACATTGTTGGCACTTGTCTGGGCCTAGATTGGCTCGGCATTGACCACCTTTACTGCTCACCCATGCCTACAGGTGGAGGCATTATCCGTGCGGCGCATGGTCGCTTGCCTGTACCCACTCCAGCCGTACTGAAGTTGTGGGAAATGCGCCAAGTGCCCATTTACAATAATGGCATCGATCGCGAACTGGTCACTCCCACGGGAGCCGCGATCGCTGTGACTCTAGCTACTCGTTTTGGCCCACCACCGACTATGACACTTCAACGGGTGGGCTTAGGCGCTGGTTCTCGTGATCTCTCTATTCCAAATATGGTGCGTCTGTGGCTAGGAGAAGGGGAAGCAAGTTCTACAGAAGCACAGCAGCATTGGCATTCTGGCGATCGCCCTAGCCATCTCGCTCAGGACCCCGAACTCAATAAAAATAACACCTCACCCCTAACCCTTCTCCCTAGGGAGAGGGGTGCCGCAGGAGGGGAGAGGTCAGGGCCTCCGCTAGAAACTGTGGAAGTGCTAGAAACCCAAATTGACGACTTAAATCCCCAGGCAATCGGTTATGTCTTTAATGCTTTGTTAGCAGCGGGTGCCTTGGATGTGTTTACTCAAGCGATCGCGATGAAGAAATCACGGCCCGGAGTGCTATTAACCGCAATTTGCCATCCAGAGCAAGTAGCGGCTTGTGAAGCCGTGATGTTTCGCGAAACCAGCACTTTAGGAATTCGCCGTTCGACTCAGCAACGCCGAATTTTGGCTCGTGAAATTCAGCGAATCCAAACCGATTACGGGCCAGTTCGAGTTAAAGTTGCGTGGGCAGGGCCAGGGAAGGAAGGGGCGATCGCCAATGTTCAACCTGAATACGAAGACTGCGCCCAGATTGCTCAACAGCAGAATCTGCCCTGGCGAGAAGTTCACCGAGTCGCGCTGCAAGCTTGGTATCTCCAACAAAAGAAGGCCGCATCAGGTGGCACAATCCATACCTCACCTGACCGACCTTATCGCTGA
- a CDS encoding DUF6658 family protein, whose protein sequence is MKRLVSALKKIRLSQVLAVFLAGVLMISTAACSGGAQARESSGTQGRDSNSPAQGIPGHRQQNYQGGMNGYSDTDARYNKGVQSRTSTQAKGLVDNAERNVIDQTDDIGTNSKRILDKKGENLEQLGDNLKRDSKSFDKKADRVTSNVKDQADNIRDDAKSASKGLSKVADQDLVGNAKQAVNKTSSYVQDKASEAARNTQRAIDKAS, encoded by the coding sequence AAAGATTCGCCTGAGCCAAGTTCTTGCGGTATTTTTGGCAGGCGTTCTAATGATTTCTACTGCCGCTTGCTCAGGTGGTGCCCAAGCTAGAGAGAGCAGCGGTACTCAAGGCCGAGACAGCAACAGCCCTGCTCAAGGCATCCCTGGACATCGCCAGCAAAACTACCAAGGTGGCATGAACGGCTACAGTGATACGGATGCTCGCTACAACAAGGGTGTGCAATCCAGAACTTCTACTCAAGCCAAAGGTTTGGTAGATAATGCTGAGCGCAATGTGATTGACCAAACTGACGATATTGGCACCAATAGCAAGCGGATTCTTGACAAAAAAGGCGAGAACTTGGAACAGCTAGGTGACAACCTCAAGCGAGATAGCAAATCTTTTGACAAGAAAGCTGACCGGGTCACCAGCAATGTGAAAGACCAAGCAGATAATATCCGCGATGATGCCAAGAGTGCTAGCAAAGGCCTGAGCAAAGTCGCAGATCAGGATCTAGTTGGTAACGCGAAGCAAGCGGTAAACAAGACTTCTAGCTACGTCCAAGACAAAGCTAGCGAAGCGGCTCGTAACACCCAACGAGCGATCGATAAGGCTAGCTAG